One region of Neisseria mucosa genomic DNA includes:
- a CDS encoding inorganic diphosphatase, whose translation MADFNKILTPGDVDGGIINVVNEIPAGSNHKIEWNRRLGAFQLDRVEPAIFAKPTNYGFIPQTLDEDGDELDVLLVTEQPLATGIFLEARVIGVMKFVDDGEVDDKVVCVPADDRNNGNAYKTLADLPQQLIKQIEFHFNHYKDLKKAGTTKVESWGDVEEAKKVIKESIERWNKQA comes from the coding sequence ATGGCAGACTTCAATAAAATCCTGACTCCGGGCGATGTGGATGGCGGCATCATCAACGTCGTCAACGAAATTCCCGCCGGCAGTAACCACAAAATCGAATGGAACCGCCGCCTCGGCGCATTCCAACTTGACCGCGTCGAACCCGCGATTTTCGCCAAACCGACCAACTACGGCTTCATCCCGCAAACCTTGGACGAGGATGGCGACGAATTGGACGTATTGCTGGTTACCGAACAGCCCTTGGCGACAGGCATCTTCTTGGAAGCGCGCGTCATCGGTGTGATGAAGTTTGTCGATGACGGCGAAGTGGACGACAAAGTCGTCTGCGTCCCCGCCGACGACCGTAACAACGGCAACGCCTACAAAACCCTTGCTGATTTGCCGCAGCAGTTGATCAAGCAAATCGAGTTCCACTTCAACCACTACAAAGACCTGAAAAAAGCAGGTACAACCAAAGTCGAATCTTGGGGCGATGTGGAAGAAGCAAAAAAAGTAATTAAAGAATCCATCGAGCGTTGGAATAAACAGGCTTGA
- a CDS encoding dihydroneopterin triphosphate diphosphatase, with translation MAKPLKYPVSALVVLHDSDGNILLIERTSPQGFWQSVTGSIEPDETIEETAKREVWEETGIRLADGQLCNWHDSTVYEIYHHWRHRYPKGVFENREHIFSTEIPRDAVIVLQPDEHVAYGWFGIEEAAEKVFSPSNKRAILALGKRLGK, from the coding sequence ATGGCAAAGCCCTTGAAGTATCCCGTGTCCGCGCTGGTGGTTTTGCATGATTCAGACGGTAATATTCTCCTAATCGAACGCACTTCGCCGCAAGGCTTTTGGCAGTCGGTAACCGGCAGCATCGAGCCGGACGAAACCATAGAGGAAACCGCCAAGCGAGAAGTTTGGGAGGAAACCGGCATCCGCCTTGCGGACGGACAGCTCTGCAACTGGCACGACAGCACGGTTTACGAAATTTACCACCACTGGCGGCACCGCTATCCCAAAGGCGTGTTCGAAAACCGCGAACACATCTTTTCCACCGAAATTCCGCGCGATGCGGTGATTGTTTTGCAGCCTGACGAACACGTCGCTTACGGATGGTTCGGCATTGAAGAAGCGGCGGAAAAAGTGTTCTCCCCGTCGAACAAAAGGGCGATTTTGGCATTGGGGAAAAGGTTGGGGAAATAG
- the pncB gene encoding nicotinate phosphoribosyltransferase, whose translation MTAPQTPVIRSLLDTDLYKFTMLQVILHQFPQTHSLYEFRCRNVDMVYPLADIQSDLERELDALCQLRFTHDELDYLRSLRFIKSDFVDYLELFQLQRRFVKVSPDSEGRLNIRIEGPMIQAMFFEIFILAIVNELYFRRLETPAVIEEGERRLQAKAQRLKEISAAQNPDDPPFLISDFGTRRRYTLDWQEHVIRTLIEAAPDIVRGTSNVYLAKKIGITPIGTMAHEFLQAFQALDVRLRNFQKAALESWVHEYRGDLGIALTDVVGMDAFLRDFDLYFAKLFDGLRHDSGDPYVWGDKAHAHYKKLKIDSRTKMLTFSDGLDIERSWALHQYFKDRFKTSFGIGTNLTNDMGHTPLNIVLKLVECNGQSVAKLSDSPGKTMTTNKTFLAYLRQVFDVPEPKAEE comes from the coding sequence ATGACCGCACCTCAAACGCCCGTTATCCGCTCCCTGCTCGACACCGACCTGTACAAGTTCACCATGCTTCAGGTGATACTGCACCAATTCCCCCAAACCCACAGCCTTTATGAGTTCCGCTGTCGCAACGTCGACATGGTTTACCCGCTTGCCGACATCCAAAGCGACTTGGAACGAGAACTCGACGCACTCTGCCAACTGCGCTTCACCCACGACGAACTCGACTACCTGCGCAGCCTGCGCTTCATCAAAAGCGACTTTGTCGATTATCTCGAACTCTTCCAACTCCAACGCCGCTTCGTTAAAGTCAGCCCTGATTCAGAAGGTCGTCTGAACATCCGCATCGAAGGGCCTATGATTCAGGCGATGTTCTTTGAAATCTTCATCCTCGCCATCGTCAACGAACTCTACTTCCGCCGTCTCGAAACCCCCGCCGTCATTGAAGAAGGCGAACGCCGCCTCCAAGCCAAAGCGCAACGCCTCAAAGAAATCTCCGCTGCGCAAAATCCCGATGATCCGCCGTTCCTCATCTCCGACTTCGGCACCCGCCGCCGCTACACCCTCGATTGGCAGGAACACGTCATCCGCACCCTGATTGAAGCCGCCCCCGACATCGTGCGCGGTACCAGCAACGTTTATCTCGCCAAAAAAATCGGCATCACCCCCATCGGCACGATGGCGCACGAGTTCCTCCAAGCCTTCCAAGCCCTCGATGTGCGCCTGCGCAATTTCCAAAAAGCTGCCCTCGAAAGCTGGGTACACGAATACCGCGGCGACCTCGGCATCGCGCTGACCGACGTGGTCGGCATGGACGCCTTCTTGCGCGACTTCGACCTCTATTTCGCCAAACTCTTCGACGGTCTGCGCCACGACAGCGGCGACCCCTATGTATGGGGCGACAAAGCGCATGCCCACTATAAAAAACTCAAAATCGACAGCCGCACCAAAATGCTGACCTTCTCAGACGGTTTGGACATCGAACGCTCGTGGGCGTTGCACCAATATTTCAAAGACCGATTCAAAACCAGCTTCGGTATCGGTACCAACCTCACCAACGACATGGGCCATACCCCGCTGAACATCGTTTTGAAACTCGTCGAGTGCAACGGTCAGTCCGTCGCCAAACTCTCCGACTCTCCGGGCAAAACCATGACCACCAACAAAACCTTCCTCGCCTACCTGCGTCAGGTGTTTGACGTTCCCGAGCCGAAGGCAGAGGAGTGA
- the brnQ gene encoding branched-chain amino acid transport system II carrier protein — MNSVSPLNRKASLWAVGLMLFALFFGAGNLIFPAYLGQQAGENWFSAMTGFLLTGAGLPLLGVIAIGYSGSRDVQALASRVAPWYGVAFAVALYLSIGPLFAMPRTATVSFEIAVAPFLNESQKTVGLAAFSVAFFGVAYWLSMSPGKLVDRIGKILTPVLLLTIAVLVGYAALNPMGVPAAAQGDFALRPFIKGILEGYGTMDALASLVFSIIVIDAVRAMGVDNRSELLRTTAVSGIVAASCLALVYLFIGYMGATSVSGLGLQENGAEVLSKTVHFYFGVPGNILLGVIVLLACLSTAVGLITSCSEYFNRLCPGIPYKMFVVINTVVSMALANKGLSSILTFSIPMLMLLYPLTIVIILLVFLHKLFGGSRIVYFCTMMATLAVGLLDAYKAAFGFSEEVATDINGALPLYNVGLGWLLPATVGFILGCILNAAIKKKHKA; from the coding sequence ATGAACAGTGTTTCCCCGCTCAACCGTAAAGCCTCGCTGTGGGCGGTCGGTTTGATGTTGTTCGCTTTGTTTTTCGGTGCGGGCAATCTGATTTTCCCCGCTTATCTCGGACAACAGGCGGGGGAAAACTGGTTCTCTGCGATGACAGGTTTCCTGTTGACCGGCGCGGGTCTGCCGCTGTTGGGCGTGATTGCCATCGGCTATTCCGGTTCGCGCGACGTGCAGGCGCTGGCTTCAAGGGTTGCCCCTTGGTACGGCGTGGCGTTTGCCGTCGCACTGTATTTGTCCATCGGGCCTTTGTTTGCCATGCCGCGTACGGCGACGGTGTCGTTTGAGATTGCCGTTGCGCCGTTTTTGAATGAAAGCCAAAAAACAGTCGGGCTGGCGGCGTTCAGCGTGGCGTTTTTCGGCGTGGCGTATTGGCTGTCGATGTCACCGGGCAAACTGGTGGACCGCATCGGTAAAATCCTGACGCCCGTATTGCTTTTGACGATTGCCGTTTTGGTCGGCTACGCCGCGTTGAATCCGATGGGCGTTCCCGCCGCGGCGCAAGGCGATTTTGCCCTCCGTCCGTTCATAAAAGGCATTTTGGAAGGCTACGGCACAATGGACGCACTCGCTTCACTGGTGTTCTCCATTATCGTCATTGACGCCGTGCGCGCGATGGGCGTGGACAACCGCTCCGAGCTGCTGCGGACGACCGCCGTTTCAGGCATCGTTGCCGCATCTTGTCTGGCATTGGTGTACCTCTTCATCGGCTATATGGGCGCGACCAGCGTGTCAGGCTTGGGACTTCAGGAAAACGGCGCGGAAGTGTTGTCGAAAACCGTGCATTTCTACTTCGGCGTCCCCGGAAACATCCTCTTGGGCGTCATCGTCCTGCTCGCCTGCTTGAGTACCGCCGTCGGACTGATTACATCATGTTCCGAATATTTCAACCGCCTGTGTCCCGGCATTCCTTACAAAATGTTCGTCGTCATCAATACGGTCGTGTCTATGGCGTTGGCGAACAAAGGCCTGTCCTCCATCCTGACCTTCTCCATTCCGATGCTGATGCTGCTGTACCCGCTGACCATCGTCATCATCCTGCTGGTCTTCCTACACAAACTGTTCGGCGGCAGCCGCATCGTCTATTTCTGCACCATGATGGCAACGCTGGCAGTCGGTTTGCTCGATGCCTATAAAGCCGCGTTCGGTTTCAGCGAAGAAGTCGCCACCGACATCAACGGCGCACTGCCGCTTTACAACGTCGGACTGGGTTGGCTGCTGCCCGCAACCGTCGGCTTTATTTTAGGGTGCATCCTGAACGCCGCGATCAAGAAAAAACATAAGGCTTAA
- a CDS encoding segregation/condensation protein A, producing the protein MPSEHLISPAAATSSEHTVAWVFGQPVTDLPQDLFIPPDALKVVLSSFQGPLDLLLYLIRKQNIDVLDIPMVKITEQYLHYIAQMEAYQFDLAAEYLLMAAMLIEIKSRLLLPRPEEVEDEEADPRAELVRRLLAYEQMKLAAQGLDALPRAGRDFAWAYLPLEIAVEAKLPEVYVADLTQAWLGILSRAKHTRSHEVIQETISVRAQMTAVLRRLNENGICKFSDLFKPEQGAAYVVVNFIALLELAKEGLVRIVQPDSYGEIEISLKQENLERPEAEEGVSDDPSADVEGETA; encoded by the coding sequence ATGCCTTCAGAACACCTTATCTCTCCCGCTGCGGCAACGTCGTCTGAACACACGGTCGCGTGGGTATTCGGTCAGCCCGTTACCGATTTGCCGCAGGATTTGTTTATTCCGCCCGATGCTTTGAAGGTTGTCTTAAGCAGCTTCCAAGGGCCGTTGGATTTGCTGCTTTACCTTATCCGCAAACAGAATATCGACGTTCTCGATATTCCGATGGTGAAGATTACCGAGCAATATCTGCACTATATCGCCCAAATGGAAGCGTATCAGTTTGATTTGGCAGCGGAATATCTTTTGATGGCGGCGATGCTGATTGAAATCAAATCGCGCCTGCTCTTGCCGCGTCCCGAAGAGGTTGAGGATGAAGAGGCGGATCCGCGTGCCGAGCTGGTGCGTCGCCTTTTGGCTTACGAACAGATGAAGCTTGCGGCGCAGGGTTTGGATGCGTTGCCGCGCGCGGGACGGGATTTTGCTTGGGCGTATCTGCCGTTGGAAATCGCGGTCGAGGCGAAGCTGCCGGAGGTGTATGTCGCCGATTTGACGCAGGCGTGGCTGGGCATTTTGTCGCGGGCGAAACATACGCGCAGCCATGAAGTGATTCAGGAAACCATTTCCGTGCGCGCGCAGATGACGGCGGTTTTACGTCGCCTGAACGAGAACGGGATATGCAAATTCAGCGATTTGTTCAAACCGGAGCAGGGCGCGGCGTATGTGGTTGTCAATTTCATCGCGCTCTTGGAGCTTGCCAAAGAAGGTTTGGTCCGCATCGTCCAGCCGGACAGCTACGGCGAAATCGAAATCAGCCTGAAACAGGAAAATTTAGAACGCCCGGAAGCGGAAGAGGGCGTTTCAGACGACCCCTCTGCCGACGTTGAAGGCGAAACGGCATGA
- a CDS encoding IS110 family transposase — MSTQYNCAGIDIAKRNFVIAVSSLSKTKTETNNPKGIAHTIEYLKKHNVALVVMESTGGLEIPAAKAIHRAGMAVIIANPRQTHQFAQSQSLTKTDAKDAQMLAFFAQMMMQKEDWQTMLYQPPTEAEEVLEALVNRRNQLVDMRTAEKNRLHQVHETQVESVKQLIAHFDRLIDELDKQIDDHTHTHFDGKAKVAEQIKGIGSITTATLMAMLPELGRLSHKRIASLVGIAPHPRESGETKFKSRCFGGRSAVRKALYMATVVATRFEPLIRDFYQRLLSKGKPYKVAVTACMRKLLTILNARMRDYFAENGITENGIQTS, encoded by the coding sequence ATGAGTACCCAATACAACTGTGCAGGCATCGACATCGCCAAACGAAACTTCGTCATCGCCGTTTCGTCTTTGTCTAAAACCAAAACCGAAACCAACAACCCCAAAGGTATCGCCCATACTATCGAATACCTTAAAAAGCACAACGTCGCCCTCGTTGTGATGGAAAGCACCGGCGGTCTCGAAATCCCCGCCGCCAAAGCCATCCACCGCGCAGGTATGGCCGTGATCATCGCCAACCCGCGTCAGACGCATCAGTTTGCCCAATCGCAGTCGCTGACCAAAACCGATGCCAAAGATGCCCAAATGCTCGCCTTCTTCGCACAGATGATGATGCAGAAAGAAGATTGGCAAACCATGCTCTACCAACCGCCCACCGAAGCGGAAGAAGTGTTGGAAGCATTGGTCAACCGCCGCAACCAACTGGTGGATATGCGGACTGCCGAGAAAAACCGTCTGCATCAGGTTCACGAAACGCAAGTCGAAAGCGTCAAACAACTGATTGCCCATTTTGACCGTCTGATTGACGAATTGGACAAACAAATCGACGACCACACCCACACGCATTTTGACGGCAAAGCCAAAGTGGCGGAACAAATCAAAGGCATTGGTTCGATAACGACGGCTACGCTGATGGCGATGCTGCCCGAATTGGGGCGGCTGTCGCACAAACGGATAGCGAGTTTGGTCGGCATTGCCCCGCACCCGAGGGAGAGCGGGGAAACCAAATTCAAAAGCCGCTGCTTCGGCGGAAGGTCTGCGGTGCGTAAGGCACTGTATATGGCTACCGTGGTAGCGACACGTTTTGAACCGCTTATTCGGGATTTCTACCAACGCCTGCTGTCCAAGGGTAAGCCGTATAAGGTTGCCGTTACGGCATGTATGCGCAAACTGCTGACGATATTGAATGCCCGGATGCGTGATTACTTTGCCGAAAACGGTATCACCGAAAACGGTATCCAAACGTCTTGA
- a CDS encoding tRNA threonylcarbamoyladenosine dehydratase: MNDTVFLPSRRFGGIARLYGDEALARFSRAHVCVVGVGGVGSWAVEALARTGIGRLTLIDLDNVAESNVNRQLHALTDDFGKAKVTALRERIAQINPQCEVEEIEDFVTEDNLETLFRRPFDFVIDAIDQVRVKAAMAAYFVRHNQPFILSGGAGGQKNPALIQTADLSRVTHDPLLANLRYTLRKRYGFSRDTKEKMRVPCVFSTENITPPQSGEACSTDTAPQGLSCAGYGASMLVTASFGLYCAQAAVEHIAGRK, from the coding sequence ATGAACGACACCGTTTTTCTTCCTTCGCGCCGTTTCGGCGGTATTGCCAGACTCTATGGAGATGAAGCACTGGCGCGGTTTTCGCGCGCGCACGTCTGCGTGGTCGGCGTGGGCGGGGTAGGTTCTTGGGCGGTGGAGGCTTTGGCGCGGACGGGCATCGGTCGTTTGACCTTGATTGATTTGGACAACGTCGCCGAGTCCAATGTCAACCGCCAGCTTCATGCGCTGACCGACGATTTCGGCAAGGCGAAGGTGACGGCGTTGCGCGAACGCATTGCCCAAATCAACCCGCAATGCGAAGTGGAGGAAATCGAGGATTTTGTGACGGAAGACAATCTGGAAACGCTTTTCAGACGACCTTTCGACTTTGTGATCGACGCGATAGACCAAGTGCGCGTCAAGGCGGCGATGGCGGCTTATTTTGTGCGGCACAATCAGCCGTTTATCCTCAGCGGCGGCGCGGGCGGACAGAAAAATCCGGCATTGATTCAAACCGCTGATTTGAGCCGCGTTACCCACGACCCGCTGCTTGCCAACCTGCGCTACACCTTGCGCAAACGCTACGGCTTCAGCCGCGATACCAAAGAAAAAATGCGCGTGCCGTGTGTGTTCTCGACTGAAAACATTACGCCGCCGCAATCGGGCGAAGCGTGTTCGACCGATACCGCGCCGCAAGGGCTGTCCTGCGCGGGCTATGGCGCGAGTATGCTGGTGACGGCTTCGTTCGGTCTGTACTGCGCGCAGGCGGCGGTAGAACATATTGCGGGACGGAAGTGA
- a CDS encoding universal stress protein: MYKHLVVAVDGSETSLNALKHAAELASVNNARLTLVHVANPAEYMALAPEFLQHESYEAAAVAQGNEVLDFAEKTARENGVENIVKHLLVANKGAREMAQDLVDYADENGADLLVLGTHGRTGLMHLLMGSFAETVMRQSHLPLLIIRSKAEEA; encoded by the coding sequence ATGTACAAACATCTGGTTGTAGCCGTTGACGGCAGCGAAACTTCCCTCAACGCCCTGAAACACGCCGCCGAGTTGGCAAGCGTCAACAACGCCCGCCTGACTTTGGTACACGTCGCCAACCCCGCCGAATACATGGCGCTCGCCCCCGAATTCCTGCAACACGAAAGCTACGAGGCCGCCGCCGTCGCCCAAGGCAACGAAGTTTTGGACTTCGCTGAAAAAACCGCCCGCGAAAACGGCGTGGAAAACATTGTCAAACACCTGCTGGTCGCCAACAAAGGCGCACGCGAAATGGCGCAGGATTTGGTCGATTACGCCGATGAAAACGGCGCCGACCTGCTGGTACTCGGCACACACGGCCGCACCGGCCTGATGCACCTCCTGATGGGCAGCTTCGCCGAAACCGTTATGCGCCAAAGCCACCTGCCGCTTCTGATTATCCGCAGCAAAGCGGAAGAAGCGTAA
- a CDS encoding divalent metal cation transporter: MSEQHTHASTWKSKINALGPGIMMASAAVGGSHLIASTQAGALYGWQLALIIILTNLFKYPFFRFSAHYTLDTGKSLIEGYAEKSRVYLWVFLILCVISATINAGAVAIVTAAIVKMAIPSLTLNVGAISALIMASCLIILASGRYKALDNVSKIIIVSLTIATVAAAAIAMSRGMQMKPDFIEPTPWTLAGLGFLIALMGWMPAPIEISAINSLWVTEKQRINPSSYRDGIFDFNVGYITSAVLAVVFLALGAYVQYGNGEAVQMAGGKYVGQLINMYAVTIGDWSRPMVAFIAFACMYGTTITVVDGYARAIAEPVRLLRGKDKTGNVELFAWNVWVAGTGLAVIFWFNSAMAELLKFAMITAFVSAPVFAWLNYRLVKGDKRHKLTAGMDLLAILGLIYLTGFTVLFLLNLTGILAAPK, translated from the coding sequence ATGTCTGAACAACACACACACGCTTCGACTTGGAAAAGCAAAATCAATGCGCTGGGGCCCGGAATCATGATGGCTTCGGCAGCGGTCGGCGGTTCGCACCTGATTGCCTCGACGCAGGCGGGCGCGCTTTACGGCTGGCAGCTTGCGTTGATTATCATTTTGACCAACCTCTTCAAATATCCGTTTTTCCGTTTCAGCGCGCATTACACGCTGGATACGGGCAAAAGCCTGATTGAAGGCTATGCGGAGAAAAGCCGCGTTTACTTGTGGGTATTCCTGATTTTGTGCGTTATTTCGGCAACGATTAACGCGGGTGCGGTCGCCATCGTGACCGCCGCCATTGTCAAAATGGCGATTCCTTCGCTGACGCTGAATGTCGGCGCAATCTCCGCGCTGATTATGGCTTCCTGCCTGATTATCTTGGCGAGCGGACGCTACAAAGCCTTGGACAACGTTTCCAAAATCATCATCGTCAGCCTGACGATTGCCACAGTCGCCGCCGCCGCCATCGCCATGTCGCGCGGCATGCAGATGAAACCCGACTTTATCGAGCCTACCCCATGGACACTGGCAGGCTTGGGCTTCCTCATCGCGCTGATGGGCTGGATGCCTGCGCCGATTGAAATTTCGGCCATCAACTCACTGTGGGTTACTGAAAAACAACGCATCAATCCTTCCAGCTACCGCGACGGTATTTTCGACTTCAACGTCGGCTACATCACCAGCGCAGTGTTGGCAGTCGTCTTCCTCGCCTTGGGCGCGTATGTCCAATACGGCAACGGGGAGGCAGTGCAAATGGCGGGCGGCAAATACGTCGGTCAACTGATCAATATGTACGCCGTCACCATCGGCGATTGGTCGCGTCCGATGGTTGCATTCATCGCCTTCGCCTGCATGTACGGCACGACGATTACCGTAGTGGACGGCTACGCGCGTGCGATTGCCGAGCCGGTGCGCCTGCTGCGCGGCAAAGACAAAACGGGCAACGTCGAACTCTTTGCCTGGAATGTTTGGGTCGCAGGTACGGGTTTGGCAGTGATTTTCTGGTTCAACAGCGCGATGGCGGAGCTGCTCAAATTCGCCATGATTACCGCCTTCGTTTCTGCCCCCGTGTTCGCTTGGTTGAACTACCGCCTCGTCAAAGGCGACAAACGCCACAAGCTGACGGCAGGTATGGACCTCCTCGCCATCCTCGGCTTGATTTACCTGACCGGGTTTACGGTTTTGTTCCTGCTGAACCTGACAGGCATCTTGGCTGCACCTAAGTAA
- a CDS encoding adhesin, which produces MKFLSAAIVAVLTAGVSMTAAAAPAGYVPYKCDNGKKLNVVYEFDRSGNAVGASANAAGKQISLRVDKRQSDSTGTTFTNKRGFSMSAGYIDKNTHTTSEVVGVTDSRNRFIVKNCEPVNIDR; this is translated from the coding sequence ATGAAATTCTTATCTGCCGCTATTGTAGCCGTTCTGACTGCCGGTGTTTCCATGACTGCCGCTGCCGCTCCTGCTGGCTACGTTCCTTACAAATGCGACAACGGTAAAAAACTGAATGTCGTTTACGAATTTGACCGCAGTGGTAATGCAGTTGGCGCATCTGCAAATGCAGCCGGTAAACAAATCAGCCTGCGCGTTGACAAACGTCAATCAGACAGCACCGGTACAACCTTCACCAACAAACGCGGCTTCTCTATGTCTGCCGGTTACATCGACAAAAACACCCACACCACTTCCGAAGTTGTGGGCGTAACCGACTCACGCAACCGCTTCATCGTGAAAAACTGCGAACCTGTTAACATCGACCGCTAA
- a CDS encoding DUF2238 domain-containing protein, translating to MQKTSHVIPLLFTVFIALLIVWSGINPSDRAVWYAEIIPVSIVFIALIATYRCFRFSNLAYVFMSFWLIMHTVGAHYTFADVPFDWANRLLAPFLGEGRNHFDRVGHYIIGFYAYPMAEWLLRRKLCRPALALFFSLFFIMSVAAAYEIIEWQYAVIDGGKAGLEVLGSQGDIWDAQKDMLADTLGALTSLVVFILTRPDKRLKTG from the coding sequence ATGCAAAAAACTTCGCATGTTATCCCTTTATTATTCACAGTTTTCATTGCTTTACTCATCGTCTGGTCGGGTATCAATCCGTCCGACCGCGCTGTTTGGTACGCCGAAATTATTCCTGTTTCGATCGTATTTATCGCACTCATCGCTACCTACCGCTGTTTCCGTTTCAGTAATCTGGCTTATGTATTCATGAGCTTCTGGCTGATTATGCACACCGTCGGCGCACACTACACCTTCGCCGATGTGCCCTTCGACTGGGCAAACCGCCTGCTTGCGCCGTTTTTAGGCGAAGGGCGCAACCATTTCGACCGCGTCGGACACTACATTATCGGTTTCTACGCCTACCCGATGGCGGAATGGTTGTTGCGCCGCAAACTCTGCCGCCCCGCGCTTGCCCTGTTTTTCTCCTTGTTCTTCATCATGAGCGTGGCAGCGGCTTACGAAATCATCGAATGGCAGTATGCGGTGATTGACGGCGGCAAAGCAGGTTTGGAAGTACTCGGTTCGCAAGGCGATATTTGGGATGCGCAAAAAGACATGCTCGCTGATACGCTAGGCGCGTTAACGTCACTGGTAGTGTTTATATTGACACGACCGGATAAGCGTTTGAAAACAGGTTGA
- a CDS encoding multidrug transporter, translating into MKHKKKLIALTAVCALLAYWLYPDQHPVYPASDHYDPKTQTFFNPEPQQKPTGLTGAFWKILTNPQATRPPKPLPTVKPDWQTFLAAPEGKSRFVWFGHSTLLMRIGGQTVITDPVFGNSVSPIPITMKRFQPAPAEIDELPPVDVILISHSHYDHLEKDSVQALNSKGNSHFIVSLGMGVLLKKWGVPQERITELDWWQSTERNGIRYTALPARHDSSRTLTDHNQALWSSFAIEHGGEKFYFHGDSAQGSHFDKIAEKFNGFDIAFIENGQYSKHWPNNHLFPEQTARYAAQLAPKRFMPIHWGAYAMALHAWNEPLLQSIPLARSLGVNPLTPLMGQVFDADTATQDWFAEPLESSCCTVY; encoded by the coding sequence ATGAAACACAAGAAAAAACTCATTGCCTTGACCGCTGTCTGCGCCCTGCTCGCCTACTGGCTCTATCCCGACCAACATCCCGTTTACCCCGCAAGCGACCATTACGACCCGAAAACGCAAACCTTCTTCAACCCCGAACCGCAGCAGAAACCGACCGGCCTGACCGGCGCATTTTGGAAGATCCTGACCAACCCGCAGGCAACGCGCCCGCCCAAACCTCTGCCTACCGTCAAACCCGATTGGCAAACCTTCCTTGCCGCACCCGAAGGGAAAAGCCGTTTCGTCTGGTTCGGACATTCCACCCTATTGATGCGGATCGGCGGGCAAACCGTCATTACCGATCCCGTTTTCGGCAATTCCGTCTCCCCCATCCCCATCACCATGAAACGCTTCCAGCCTGCGCCCGCAGAAATCGACGAACTGCCGCCCGTCGATGTCATCCTGATTTCACACAGCCACTACGATCACCTCGAAAAAGACAGCGTGCAGGCACTCAATTCAAAAGGCAACAGCCATTTCATCGTCTCACTCGGCATGGGCGTACTGCTGAAAAAATGGGGCGTGCCGCAAGAGCGCATTACCGAACTCGATTGGTGGCAAAGTACCGAACGCAACGGCATCCGCTACACCGCACTACCTGCCCGCCACGATTCATCCCGAACCCTGACCGACCACAACCAAGCCCTGTGGTCCAGCTTTGCCATCGAACACGGCGGCGAAAAATTCTATTTTCACGGCGACTCGGCACAAGGCAGCCATTTCGACAAAATTGCCGAAAAATTCAACGGGTTCGATATCGCGTTCATCGAAAACGGGCAATACAGCAAACATTGGCCCAACAACCACCTCTTCCCCGAACAAACCGCCCGCTATGCCGCGCAGCTTGCCCCCAAACGCTTCATGCCCATCCACTGGGGCGCCTACGCCATGGCACTGCACGCTTGGAACGAACCCCTGCTTCAAAGCATCCCGCTGGCACGCAGCTTGGGCGTGAATCCGCTGACCCCGCTGATGGGGCAAGTCTTCGATGCCGATACCGCCACGCAAGACTGGTTTGCAGAGCCTTTAGAATCAAGCTGCTGCACAGTTTATTGA